The DNA sequence CCACAGCTTTCATCAAGAAAGGTGGTTAAGTAATTAACCCTTTTACTCCCATTACTTCCTGAAGAGATTTATTGGTGGGATATTTGGTTGGGGGGCAGGGTGGGACCATTGTTGTAAGAACAGTGAACTTGTAGACATTTGTAACTATAAGTTCACTTATGCAGCTTCTCCATGAAAAAGATTTACAAGCATTTATTTGATAATAGTGTTCCCTATGGCAAACCATGCAATAAAAGAtacaaaaagaacaagacagtATGTGGTTGTGTTTGCCTTCCTTTTTTGGTGTGTCTGTGCACAAGACTACAAGTGTACTGCCTTTACAACAACATGCTATTACACTTGCTGAGTAACaagaaacaaggaaaacaagcagCAACAAGAAAAACAAGCATAATGTGAATATAAACAACATGGCGTTATAACTGTTCATCTTTTCCTTTCCATAGCTGTGTTGAATAATGGGCAATGTGTATGCAAACATTCTTTATTAATGTGCATTTGTTGCAGTAATTGTTTTGCATGTAAACATTTCTTGTCATCCTATGTGTGCTGCCTCCTGTTTGCAAAGATCCAAAGAGCTGCGGTTCCCTGACCACATCACACGACTGAGACTAGCGAATATTTTCTAAAAACCacaagatatctttttttttttttgcaaatacagTGGAACCCACTTATAACGGTCTATCAGTTATAACGACCACATTTCACTGCATTCACAATTTTCCGACACTGCCTAATGAAACTGTGCCCAGATATAACGAATGTTTTCAACAGCGCCATACTGTTACAACAAACAATTCAAAACCATTCGAAGTTCTGAAGCATGGAATTGTGACGAGTCCAACAGCGACGTAGACACGGTTGCCGAGATGAGTGAGCACCGTGCGTGCATTTCATAAGCCGCGAAGAAAGTCACTCGCTTTCAACTGTATGCTAGGGTAACCATGCTTTCAAGGCATGTCTTCAGCATGCTTTAGGGCATGCTGAAGACATATTGTCCATACTGGCAAAATAAGGTGCGGTGTTTAGGTGATGGTGTGACTTCTTGTATCAGATGGTTTAGTAGGAGTTAGATGATTATTTGAAGAAATCCAGCAAGAAGAACTAATAATGCAATGCAGAAACTTGAGTGATTGCATGCATCAGCAATCTGAGAGTGGTTGCAAGCCAACCAATCCAGGATTAGTcagttaagactaattatgtaattaggcagaatgcaataaataatctgagcatctccaagtgacggcaaacaacattgccttggttctgtccagctgcgtggcatttgcatattttcaaatCTTGGTGCGTGACAGTTGGGACACTGTGTACACAGCACAAATTTTATTATATTCTTTAAAGAGAAGGGGCTTGCAAACTAAGAATTATTTCTAATAGGATGGATAGCCTATGACTAGAGAATGactatgttgctgtatgttcacctcgcttcaaactGCTTTGCGTACTTCTTGACCCcgaaaaaaacctgcagacttccgTGACCCCTCTGGCAGAGTCTTtcatcaacggcgtgtgaaatgcatgtgaatgatatgtgtctcagtattgcttctctttccagtaggcCATACTAGCAACTCATAAAAAGAAGCtgttctaataatttacaacatctattagggatggaaacatcacTACTTGCATGTAGAAGTCATACATATGTATAATTCATGCAGTAATCGAAATGAAAATAAGCCgaattcactcgaaatcagaatcaatagcagtcatgctcagcagtgcttatactcggactcacaacAAAAGAGACTCGTCATCTCGGTTTGggcctgcgaaagtggatgtccagcgacgctgttgaaaaccaccactacaactgctgaggggtcTATACAATGCTTTATTGcattagagtaatggtagtaaggggtaatttagagtaatgggaGAAATGGtcattttgacagcacgccgttGCTGGTTGAATTGCCGTTTCGTTTTTGCTTTGCCACTCCTCGTATTGCCGCTGCTCCTCAGGAATCTCAACTATGCATTGCCTACCCATAGTGGTGCTGCAAAAACAATTAGATCAGttggaatgcattatgtaaccgcgcaaatgacaacggatgaagaaggaaacacacaggacaagcgcggATCCTTCTTCGTGTTTCCTTCTTCATCCATTGTCGTTTGcacggttacataatgcattccaatatcgaccaccaactagcccgcctatccctgttaGAGAAATCAGTTGCTTGGCTGGTTCTTCTATATACAAAAGGCCAGTGACGACACCCCCACATTACCAGCTGCCGTTGTCACGGGTGCTTCCGCAACAGCAATCTTTACTGGAAAACGTATGCAGGGAGCACTACATGCTTCGTTGTTATCAGGAGAactttatcatcaattatgtggtttggatgtTTGTTTTGGGTTTGTTccttattgaaacgaatgctgttctgcCTGTTGTATATGTTATTAGAAAGGCTATATGCACATTTCGCTCTGCTTTtccgagtgcttgaagcctgcctCGCCTCTGCCGCGGGTAGGCCCAGTATTGCACAACCTCTGGCATCACCTCACATTTTTTAacacggacacgaaaaatgccgacgaATGAGCAGCTAACAGCTTCGgagtaaaaaaaaaggctgcagtttcaccggaaaggcgaagcgTATTAGTAACAGTTGCACCTGAAGAAACTTTGTTCCCGCAAAGTTTCTTCAGGTGCACCAAGAGACTGGGGTCTCTTGGTGGTGTAATCTTTCTTGGTGGGATTGCCTTACACTTTGCTATCATTAAAGgtaatatatgtgtgtgtgtgtgtgtatatatatatatatatatgtatatatatatatatatatatatatatatatatatatatatatatatatatatatatatatatatatatatatatatatatattgtagagaAGGAATAGAAGGATATAGTGGGTTGTCCTCTCCAGCACTTTCTAGTGGGTCATCCTCTTGACCATTCCCCCACTCACCGACTGGTCAACGTCACGCGATAAAGAGCAACGGCTCTTTATCGGCCGCAATGATTTCGGCCGCAGTATGAAGATTCTTAGTGAGCAACATGTTGAAGGTGTCATCTTCGATACCTTTCAGTACGTGACTGATCCGATCAGACTCCACCGCAGTCGAGTTCGCTTTCTTGCACACGTCCAGGATATCTTTAGTGTAACTGGTGAATGATTCACCCGGTTGCTGAGAGTGCGCCCGTAAACGCTGCTCGGTGTGCAGCTTACGAACAGCGGGGTGACCAAATATATTGGCAAGGGCGGTCTTGAGGGCAGACCAGGTCGGGAAGTCTGCTTtgtggttgttataccacagtcTGGCGACACCTGCGAGGTAGAACAGCACATTGTTCAGTTTGGCTGGTTCGTCCCACTTGTTGTGCGTGCTGACGCTCTCGTCTgtggcgagccagtcttccacatcGGTGTCGGCCGCGCCAGTGAAGATGGCAGGGTCGCTGTGACGAAGTACACCAGGACACGCAATGGGTGCAGGGGTACgtgtttgctgggaggcgtcctGAGGCATAGTAGATGGCATGTTACAGGGTCGAAGTTCCAGGGTGGGAGGTTCGAAGGCACAGCACTCTCCACCAAATGTTAAGGTGTTTATTTGATCGAACTAGGAGCAGGAACTAGGAATCTTTATACAGTTATATACTGTTAGTATTCTGTATCTGCCAACTGCTGCTAATATTTGACACAGGTGGTCAATTGCGTGGTCATGGCCACACATTCTACcaaccatattgtcacgtggctgTGACTGTGTGCAGGCAGGCAGAGATGGAGTAAACTGTAAACAGATTCTTGGGTGAACATGTGCTCTAAAAACTAAGATACGACTCAGCGATGGCAATAGCAACAAGTGCCAGGAGCAGTCATTGAATTGAATGACGGCCACGTGCATCTTGCTGCTTTTATACATGCATCATTGAATCTTCCAGGTGCGCTCGTGACGACGAGGTAAATTCGAGTGCCACAATCATCTGTTTGCAGTCTTCCTACAAACTGATACATGACGGGCCTGTCTCTTGGGAAGGTAGTACTACTCTCAAAAGTCGGGAATTATATCACACTGCAAGCGAATCCTTGCACAACAGCCATGTAGCACTTGTAGTTTTGAAAATGGAGTGCTTGCTTTGGTGTCTGTGTGCTTATCCAGTACGGTCCTTTTAACACCTTAAATATCTTACCTCGTGAACCAATCTGACTATCGTCTCAGAACGGGTCGCTTCGCAGGTTCGAATCCTGCAAGAGCCAACAGCCGAGATTAAGCGCGCCATGAGCCTCAACTACATGACGGCCATACACACAGCGCTGCTCATGCTGCCGGACATCTTCACCGAGGAAGAGCTCTACCTCAAGATTGCGGGGCTCTCCTACGTAGGTATGCTTGCCTTTTGCTAGATATGTGTGGAAGTATACCCTCAGAAATGAGACTTTATAGCATGTGCGAGTGCTTGGTAACCGTTTGACTGTTGAGTTtcctaaagcgaagctttctcagCAAACCATCCCAAAGTTTGGTGACGgtagctgctgctgctttcttACTATTTGAATAGCTCAAAACAGAACAATGCATTTTTAATGAGTCACCTTATACGTATGGCCATCTGCGCTAACCCCACAGATGAGCTGGTGACTGGCTCTATTCTCTGTGGAATTGCACAGTGAAACAACAAACACGACCTAAATATTGTCACTGCAACAGATAAGGTGTTTAGTATACCTTCAAATGCATAATTCTTGTATTAAGGGTAGATGTGGGTCTTTGACTGAAAATTTTTAAAATCTTTATTCTTCGAGATGTGATGCTGCGAACTTGTACATATATGTATCTTTATGCACTTCAAGTATGAGGTCCATTTTTGTTTATCTACTTTGGTTCTAATTTTATGCAAATATCCTTTAATTATCTTCTCCAAAGATTTTCAACATATCTGATGCTTAGATTTCACTAAGTAGGGTATTAATGGTTTCTGTACAATTCAAAGAATGTCACAAGACCAACCTTATTGCTCTGCCTTACCTAGAACATGAGTTGCAAGGTTTTGGAGCAGTTTTTCAGGTGCTTTGAAGTCTTGCAGCTCGTGTTTTAGGTAGGGCAGAGCAATAAGGTTGATCTTACAGCATTCCTTGAATCATACAGAAGCTATTGATCCCCTGTTTAGCGAAATCTAGGgaacaaatattttgcatttCCTAGGTATACGTGATTGTGGTGCAACATACGTTTTGTGAAAAGGGgacggaaaaaagaaaacagtgaagtCCCAGTGAAGTACTTCACTGTCTTCTTTCTTCTGCCCCATTTCACAAAATGTATTTTGGGTCACAATCAAATATACCTAGGAAATCCAAGCacgaacttgcccaagaagaagtccgtTCGAAATATTTTGCAAATCGTTGCAGATTATTTAAAGGAAGCTCGGATAAAGTTAGAACCAGAACAAACAAAAATGGTCTGCATATTCAAAATAACAGGCACATATCATTACATATATATCCAACTTTTCAGCACGACATCTTGAagaataaataattttttttttctgaaacccACTTCCCCCCTTAAAGCGGATAGCTTTCTTTGGAAGCCTCTCTTATTTTAGGGGTCAGAGGGTTATGTGGCCTCAATCACATTTATACATTTGTCAGCTAGCTCTTTGAGGTGGGTGTGCAGTCATATGAGAGCTTTGTGACCTCCGTGAACGTTTAGACGCTGTGGTTGGCGTTGGCACAGCGGGATATTTCTCCACTGCTTAGCTGACGGTTTGTGAGGCGAGTTTGTTGCTGAAGTTTGAAGCATGTCTGTTGCCAAGATGTGCCGTTTTGTCTTACCGGCTTACAACAGCTTTGCTTAGACTTGAACTTAGATTGCACAGTGAGTAGGGCCTTCATGATCTCTTGTttttttcctcggctgcttctcACCCCCTGCCAGTTCTCTTTTAGTGCGTTGATTCAGCATGCATTTCATGCTTCATAGATGCTGTTGCCTCAGTAACTATGAACAGTTTATAAATTTCTTCATACGTCAAATTCTGGATGTACTACCTGCCACCTTGGCTTGCCGTGGCTGCCCTCTTGAGACAAAGAAACAGCACCAGACCCTACCTAATGTCCAAAACTTAATCTACAAGTTCTATATATTAGCTGACCTTTCTACAGGTGGCACAATGGGTCCACAATATTCTCCTTTGCGCAAGTTTTTTCAGAATGGGTAGGCAGTgcttttaaaataaaaagaaattagtacCTTTACTCTGGAGTAGCAGGGAGTGTGTAGGGGTGGGTCTTCGAGTTATCTCGGGTGTGGAAGCGTAAGCGTTAAACTGTAGGCAGTGCCATCAAAGCTTACAGCTGCTTTTGAAACTGACACTTCCCTTGAGTGCTCTCCCGTTTTTTCAATTCTTTTGGGATGTGTTCTTACTGCCAGAGAGAAAGCCAGGCAATGTTTTCTGAGCCACCAAACTCGCACTTCTAGATTACTTTGTCAATTACTACCGTATGAAGCCAACAACATTGAAGACAGGGAAAGCAAAGGGGAAATGAAATGTTTTGATTGAAATGTCGAATCAAggcaaatggaaatgaaagtgaaaggTTCAGCTACTACGTTATATCCTGCAgttgaaaggatgttccacacctGCTGCCTCAGTCGTAAGTGGTGCTGGCTAACGCTCTCAGGGCTAGGTTTAGCGCACATAcagaaatacccaagaaagtagacaGACGTGGGAGGGGACAGCTTCACAGcagctcacttggtagagcatcacacgtcctgtggaggttgtgggttcagctccTGCCAttggcaagttgtcttttcttccAATTTCACTTCCCTTTTTGCTAATATTTCTACTTCTTGATCAAAAATACGCTTAATTTTCCCTGTGCTTTGCTTagtttcattgtctgttggcttcgtgTGAGAAACACGGGTGATTGAAATTaatacagccccccccccccccccccccgctatatGGCGTCCCTTATAACCCACAGTAGAAGAAAGCGTACATTTGCCAGTTCAAACTAAAACATTTTCAGTGACACCTTGAATGGCTGTTGCTGTGCATTTCGTTTTGTGGTATGAAGGCACCCGTACGGGCCTCGAAACGTAAAATATGCGTTTTATTTTGCTCTGGCAAGTGTAAGCTTTCTTCTACTATGACCTCCCCTCGCTAGGTGATTTTTCGTAAGACTATTGACTGCCTTCATTAAACCACTGGGCAGTTTTAGGCTTTAAGCCCCAGAATTTTATTTTCtgattaacaacaacaacaatagcggcagcagcagcaaaaacgaGCCTTTTCAGTTCTTTTGATTCTTTGCCAGTTGCTGTCACACCATGTGGGGCCCCCTTTTCGCGGCCTTTTTACGCCGGTGAGGGAAAAGTCTGTAGTGCGCACAGTCACATGGCAGACGAGAGTCATGCACGACATGACGTCTAAACTCACACATGGGCTTTTAATTAAAGTCTTGGAGATTGAGGTACGCACACCCACATTTTATTGTCTGTGGTGTGAAGGCTTGTGATGGAGTTTGACCAGTGGGCATTGCAGGCAACAAGAATTGGTCATGTTTCCACAAAACTCCAAGGTAGAGTTTGAGAACAGAACAAGTAATCTGCTAGTAATGTCACATTTAAGTGTGCATTGTGAGAATTCTCAGCTTTCATGGAAGTGTTCAAGCATTCTCCTTGTTTACTGAATGTTAACCCATCAGCGGAAGAGATTAAATGAGCATGAAATATAACACGTATCTCTCAAGCCAAGGTGTCCCGCATGTTTTGGCAAATGGAACAAACAGTTTTCATGCCACACTTGCCTGAAACAAACCTGAAACATTTGACCCATTGAAGTGATATTGCTAGAGGAACAGGCAACATTTGACCCATTGAAGTGATATTGCTAGAGGAACAGGCATGCAAGTTAATAGCCCTGGTACATGCACTAAACCTAAGAACATGGTTCTGGGAGACAGCATGACTAAAACTCAGTAGCTATAGATAACATGCTTCTCAGCGCGAGATTGCAGGATCAAATCCTAGGCCGTAGAAATGGTGCTGTACTGAAAGGCCAACTACAAGGTTTGGATCCGCTGAAAAAGCAAAGTTTCACATAGTATATAAATAAAGAGCAGCCTCCACGCAAAACTTCTATGGTTGAGATACAATTTGATGTGTCACAATAACCTCGCAAAAATATTTTCTTGAACTAAAAAATATAATAGAAATGGCCTTATCACTCACCAGAAAGGACCCAGAACTTGGAATTCTGAGAACCAGTCCAGTCCAGGCGCTTGGACATTACCTCCAAGACTGGGCAGTGCTCGGAGCATGTTGAAAATTTCTGAGGCTGTGGTTTGTTCGGGATCTACATCATATCTGCTAACCACCAGCTGCTTGCGTCATCTGAGGGCCTACTTGAAGGTTGTACGAAAAATTCGACAGTTACCAGCCCTTACGAATTACCATCCCATCTCATAGACAGTATGTTATGTTATGGTATCAAGTCCCACAACTGAATCAATAGGCTTAACCTTTCAATATGAACAGTGTTGTCAAATTGGCCTGGATTTCATTCTCTTGCGGGATGTTTCTAACACAATAAGGGCATGATATGTGCAGATAATGCCTATCCACTGTTTATGTTGTTATTTGGAGTTAGTCCTTGCATGGGACCTGCAGGAACGAGTTCCTGAGAGCATAGAGCTTCCTACAAAAGTTACTAGGAGGAATTCTGATGCTAGTGTCTATGGCAGCTGCAAGCATGGTGGGTCAGCCGACACGGAAGTGATGGTTATTATGTAAATTTGTCTAAACTTCAACCTTATGGCTTCAAAGGACTGGTGACTTTGCAAACTGATTATTTTCAAGAAGATATTTCTTTACGAACGCATCAGTTACAATAATTCTGTATGTGTACCCTGTGTTGTTGCCTTCCACATTTAGAAATATAGAATTCCTTTGTCATTTAGGCTCTTAAATGCAGATAGAGTGCAGTAAGTAAAGCCGAGAAAACGTCTGAAGCCACCAGCATAGGAGTTCAGACAACAAATCTATATGTGAACCATCGTTTCCGTGGTAACTGAATGATGGCAGCGCCCCCCTCTGGTAATTttagtaggaaactctatgcctgacAGTGATTTCTCCGGTGCAGGTGACTTCCGGATGATTGTCGGCGAGGACAAGAACAAGGTGGCCAACATTGTGGGTGCTCAGTTGAGCGAATTCCGCAAGCTCTACAACCCATACTTGAAGCTCATCAAGATGGTCTCCTGGAATGAAGCCACACAGACGTTCGAGGTAGACATCCCTGGTTCTCCTGCTGTTGTTCTTCCTGCTACTGCCACTCGTGCTTTTGACCCCCTTTGACACAAGGAACGGAACCATCAAGCAGACGAAAAAAAGTATCAACGGATTTTCGCAATTACTCCAGTTCTTAACTCCTTTGCTACAACAGCAGCAGACTGTCACTGTAAACACTGCCATCTTCTCGAGAACTTTTCAATGAACACAGGGTTGTCCCCATTTGCTAAAGTGTTGCCTGTTGTGGCCTTTGAAATATGTGCACAGATGCTGCCACTCAAAGGGTGTGTAGTGTGTACACACCCCTGCAAAAGTTGCCCAGCTCTACGGCTATGTGATAGCGCAGTACTTTATTGCATATGGGTATGTCCCAACTGCAAATTGCCATAGGGTCATCAATTCTCATCCCTGTGGTGGCAGCAAATTTAAACACTTTTTTTCCCACCTTCTGGAAAGGGTAAAGCTAAGGTCGAGGAAGTGGCCTGATGATATCAGCTCTAACAGCTGTTGGTCATAACGGAAAATGGATGGACACACGCAGCAATCTGAGTTTCAAGCTTCTAACTGCCGTGGCAGTAAAATCTTTCTACCGGTGGTTTAAACCCACCATGTTTCAAGAATGGAACCGCATTTCTTCTGCTGTCATGGACATTACTGATCACAAGCTTTCTTGAGAAATGTTATTTAACATCCTTTAGTCAAATGCTATCAACACATCTCACTCTGTTAGTCTAGCTCATGCACTTGTAACTTACTCCCCTCTCTAGTGCAATATGGCCCCGAAAGTAACATAAATAATAATGGATTTGCTGATAAGTTGAACAGTCTGGGCAGCCTTTGATAAGTTTCTCCAGATTCAGGCAACTCTTTCTTATTTCCTAAGTCCATCTCTCTTAGTTTTATCGATGTCTGCTGCGTTTTAACAGTGTCAACCCTATTGAAATAATATGAGTTGACCATAGTGTGCCATTACGCTTGTTCATCTCGCAGCAAGAGCCAGGCCCAGATGCCAAGCTGCACCACCTGAACCTGCTGCCCAAATCCCTGCAGTCCCACCTGCTCAAAGTCTGGAACAAGGACGGCAGGCACCGTGACCTGGAGGACGTTCTCCAGGCCATCGGACATGACCCGCACTGCAGCGTGTTCATTGAGGAGGGTATGTGTAGCGGCATACCAGGATGACGTTAAGTGAAGCTCAGTTAAGTCATCAAGCACACTGTGTGTTTTCAAATACATTCCACAACTTGTTAAATGGCGATGCTGCTCCTAGAACTACGCGAGCATTCAAAGATTTGCCTAGTGATCCTAACTATATTTAGCTAAATATGCATTTGACAATTTACAATTTGCATTTTACATTTTTTTCCTGAGGCACTCGAAATGGTGTGCAGTTGACCTTATCTGTCTGTAATGCGAACATTGTTTTTTGAATGCTTGGTTCAGTTGCATCAAACACCCAGGTATAATAGATGCTGTGTGACGCAATTTATTGCAGTTGAGGACTTTTGTTGCTATGTCGCTTAGAGTATTATGTATGAATGCCCAGCTTaggtttgttaacgaagcttgaGGTGTTAGTACTATTGGGATGACTATAACCCCTATGCTGTGAAAGCCCTCAATAATCCCATTCAGCCATTGTATGGACATCTGTGTTCTCCCAGTCAAAATCAGTGCTGAATCTTACACTGCAAACAAGCTCTAAAATTATTTTTGTACTTTTTTGCATGACATAAACTCCATTCATTTACGAAACAAAGCAACAAAGGCTGCTCAAAACAGGTTTGTGTTAAAGCAGGAATGCCGGCAGGTTAATGCCAATGATGAGGCTAATGTTAATGGGTGGTCATGACTCATTGCAACAACCTTTCGTTGCTGGTCGCCACATTATATTGCCTCATTATAGTGAAGTTGTCTGGGCTGGAAAAACTCCGCTATATCAGCATAatgcgttggtgggctagttggtgtgaatccataattattttgtttagtgcaaaacaatggacacaagaaagatgacaggacAAGGTGCTGCCCTGTgcgcgccttgttctgtcgtctttcttgtgtctgttgttttgcgctaaactaaATAATTATGAATCCGCTATGTCAGTATGTTCACTATACCTGCAGTTTATCATGACTATAGTAGGTGATGTAGCGACTGCAGTTGCTCTTCAGTGTATCAAGATCACTGCTATGTGTGGATTCGTTATAAGAAGGTTGTTGCTATAGTACAAACTCTGTCCTTTAGAATCTACACCAGTGTGGAAAATAAGAGTGTCATCTAAGGACGGCTTAAATATATTGCATCTTGTTCACTGCATAACAAATAGATATGCACTGCTGGTAAACGTGACATACTGAAATGTGTGTGCAACAAATGGCAGGCAAACGTGATCGCATCTCTCCTTGTTTTTCCCTGGCAGCCGTGGCAAGCATAGTGTGGCGGTCAAGTTGGGGCCAAACTGCAAAAGGCATTATCACAGCTGGTAAGCATCTGCCGATTCTCCTTTCATTGCGCTGCTAGCAAACCAATTGGCCAGCTGACCGATCAGTTCACGTGGTGCAAGAAATTGACTCGACCAGCTTGAAACACTGTGCCTCTTTTGTCTGATTCTAAGTGGAAACATTCAGTGCTAGATTATGTGCATCATCATTCACAAAACACCTGCTTCAGGCAAGTAGAGCCAGCTTTCTAGAAGACCCTGCAGTACAGATAACGGTGCCTCTTTTAAACCTTTCCGTGCCGAGGACGGCTTTCACTCGTTTAGGTGTTTTCATTAAACTATGCCACTGACAAGTCTCACTCTTCCAGGCATTTCCTTTTGTCTACTGAGTGCCACAGACAAGTTGGGTGTAAAGGTGTGAATGCTGCACCATTAAGTGGCACCAGCTTCCCAGAAAACTATTCTTTTAGAGCACAGTTGGTGAGAACGAAGCGGAGGTCTGGCTCCCCTGGATAGGCGATGCGGTGCAAGGGGGCTGCGTCAACGACAGCTGCCTTTTCAAAGCTGTAATCGAGGTCTTCTTGGATGTATCTCCACTTGAAGTGATCAGTTAGGCCTGGAAATCTCTAGCGAGTGGCATTTGTGGTTTCAGCTCAGTATTAACGACTGGGAGGCAGATTTAGAATTTCTGTGACCGCTCTTGTAACGGATGCAGCTCTGCAAAAATGCTTTGCTGCCAGCACTTTGTGACTTCGTTAGCATGCCGAGTCAGCAATAACATGTCGCATGGAGGATAACAAAAGTGTGCTTGACTTCTCTTCCAAGTCTTGTGCTTCGTATAGACTGTTCCTCACCTAAACATGAAAGAAAGGTAATTGGCAGTAGAAGACAACAGAACATAATGAGTAAACTGGTGATATTGCAACAATGAAAGCTGTTCACAATGAATCagtcataaaaacaaagaaactttAGTGGTTTTCTGAGGGAAAGAAAGGTTGGCATGTAAAGAGTTCATGCGCACACTTTGCCTCTTAGCAGGCACTGGGCGACAGGTAGGAATTTGTCTCACTTCATTTGGGGATCCTTACAATGTGTCCCATGGTGGGCTTTGAACCGGGTTCCACAGTGCAACAGCCCAATGCTGTACTCATTAGACCACAGATGCATGTATGGCATTTGCATCACATTGCATAACGACAATTTGCCCCACTATGTGCAAGGGCAAGCTAGCTGTGCCATTCTCCTCTGTGGCAGCTAGGGCCTTGAGAGGTCGTGTTACATTAGGCACTATACATCTACTAATTCGACTCCGGTTAATTACATATCTTGGATATTCGATCCTGGCTGGTGACCATGCATATAGGCCAAAATTTTAGTTATTTCAattctaaaattggccttcactgGATAACTTGAACTTGACTAGTCAGCATCCACCTGCCTGGAACCATTGTGAGTTTTATTCGGGGGCATCTGAGAAACGTGCAAATACTGGcaaatgaatcagcggtgtgttctggcctttttttttttcatcttgtttaattcgatcCGCAGGATAATTAGATCAGTTTCGTCGGTCCTGTCAA is a window from the Dermacentor albipictus isolate Rhodes 1998 colony chromosome 6, USDA_Dalb.pri_finalv2, whole genome shotgun sequence genome containing:
- the LOC135896585 gene encoding phosphatidate cytidylyltransferase, mitochondrial isoform X4; amino-acid sequence: MLDVIFAVDDPLSWHRENLKQNWKHYSFLRYGGPYLVNKVQMDFGAYVYYNTFVPYDDGLMKYGVISTDRLITDLLDWETLYLSGRLHKPVRILQEPTAEIKRAMSLNYMTAIHTALLMLPDIFTEEELYLKIAGLSYVGDFRMIVGEDKNKVANIVGAQLSEFRKLYNPYLKLIKMVSWNEATQTFEQEPGPDAKLHHLNLLPKSLQSHLLKVWNKDGRHRDLEDVLQAIGHDPHCSVFIEEAVASIVWRSSWGQTAKGIITAGLWSAIHYGSKKVIKMLKSLTTTQPSLKT